A segment of the Hippopotamus amphibius kiboko isolate mHipAmp2 chromosome 8, mHipAmp2.hap2, whole genome shotgun sequence genome:
CACATGATGCAGACGAGGGCTGGAAGTGCCTGGTACCTGCGCTCCAGGGGCTGTTCACAGGGTGCACCCCAGAAGGCATCATCTGGCTCGGGGGGCAGCAGCTGGAACCGAAGTGTCGCCACAGTGCCCGGCATAGTGCTGGGAACAGTAGGGAGTCACCCTCCCACGTCAGCCTGACAGAGAGGAAGTTGGGGTCAACGAAGTGTCCTGGGTCTCCACCAGGATGAGGGTGAGGAGTGGAGAACTAGGCAAGGACACAGTGAACAAAGGAGTGGTGCCCACATCGCACAGCTCTGGGAGCATCCCTGAAGTGAGGGACAAAAGACAAAGAGGGGGAAAAGTGCCTGGCTAGAGGGTGCTGGGATGAAGAAGTTAAAAGGGGGACGGGGTAGGGGGGAGATGAGGGCAGTGTGCTGCCGGTGAGGAGGCAGCCAGGAGACTGGTCTGTGGGCGGCTAAATCTGGGATAGTCCAAGATCTACCTGGGCTGGAGGCGACCTGAGCTTCTGAGCGAAAGAGGCTGTGCAGGGGCCGGAGGGTCCGGGGTTGCCGGGCGCCAGAAGCTCCAGCTGACTGGGGTCCGGTAAAAGTCCGCGGTGAGGGGAAGAGGGCTGCTGGGCCGGAGGGACCGGTCCCtgcgcggcggcgacgccgcttCGCCTCCAACACCGGCTAGCACTCCAGTCCCGCGACGTCCGGGGACTTAGGCTGGGCCCGGGGAAGGGAAaggagcaggagcaggggctCGGGCTGCCCCAGAGCCGCGGCCCCATGCCCTGAGCCCGCCCGCGGCCTTTGGTGCTGATGGACAGCTCCGGCCTCTGCTCCTTACGTCACTCAGGGCGCACCATCCAGGCAGGGGCGGGCTGCTTCTGACGTCACACGGGACGCACCAACCACGCCGGGGGGAGGTAGGGGACTCCGCCCCCGACGTCTGCCTCTCCCGCACTGAGGAGGGGGCACTTCCGGGGGTCCTTCCCCTTTaacctcccccttctcctccctctccggTAGCTGGAGCCCGAGACGCCACCCCGGGGGCGGGGCCCTCCCAGTGACACGTCGGACAGCGGCGGCCTCGGCAGAGGCTCCCGCGCCCAGCGCTGGGACCCTGCGCGGTACCGAGCGGCGGCTGGAGGGGGATCGGAACGCGGCGCAGGGGATTCGGCTCGGGCCGCGGGCTCTGCtcggcggggagggagggggcccgCCCGCCCGCTTGGCTCTGGCCCTCCGGATCCGCCCCCTCCCCGGTCCCGCCCCCTCGAAGCCTCCTCTTGCTGCTCTGGGGCTGCTCCAGGGCCGGGGGCCCGCGGTCCGGGCGCCATGCGGGCATCCTTGCTGTTGTCGGTGCTGCGGCCCGCAGGGCCCGTGGCCGTGGGCATCTCCCTGGGCTTCACCCTGAGCCTGCTCAGCGTCACCTGGGTGGAGGAGCCTTGTGGCCCAGGGCCGCCCCAACCCGGAGATTCTGAGTTGCCGCCGCGCGGCAACACCAACGCCGCTCGCCGGCCCAACTCGGTGCAGCCCGGAGCGGAGCGCGAGAGGCCCGGGGCCGGTGCAGGCGCCGGGGAGAACTGGGAGCCGCGTGTCTTGCCCTACCATCCCGCACAGCCTGGCCAGGCCGCCAAAAAGGCCGTCAGGTAGGGATTAGAcccgccagccccaccccctgggAACCCGCTGGGACCGGCGCGCTGTGGAGGCCGCCAAGGGCTGGGTCAGGGCCCGGAAGGAAGGGTCTGACCGGCCAGGAAGTCTTTGGGATCCGATAGTTTCCGATGGCCCTGCTTCCCCGGGAGCCTATCTGAggcctctctgggccccatccaGGCCTGGGCAGAACTTGCCCACCTCTGCCCTAAACCTGCTTGACCCCATGGATCCCCAAAGGTCCTCACAGCTCCCTGGATGGGTGTTAGGTTTAGAGAAATGACTAGGATATAGAATGGGTGCATagagagcaggaaagaaacagagagaactAGGACTTACCTGTATCTCTTGTTCCTGGGTGGCCACCTGAGGGAAGGGGAGCAGAGGTTCGTAGGGAAAGCGTGATGTACCCATCCTATTAAGGTCTCTGCCCACGAGTTGAAATAATTTCTCCAAAGTAAcactgagttcaaattccagtttTGTAACTTGCCTTCTGTGTTACAGAGGGTAAGTTACTGGAACCCCTGAGTCCCCCAAACATATTCACTACATCTCCATGCCATTTATTCCTTTACATCATTTATGTGATGTATTTGTGGTATAATggcatgttatttagaaataagtgTATACATGATGTGTGGAGCAACTATATGTCAAGCATTTGGCTAAATGCTTtaaagagaaacagccacattttacagatgaggccacCCAAGGCTCAGAtgggttaaataacttgctcaaggactCAACTACTAAGTAATAACACAAGGAATCAGAGCCAAAATATCTCCCTCACATCTGCATAGATAATGCCATCTCACAAAAGCACTACATAGGTAAGGCCAATATTTCACTTAAATCCTTGTAACCCCTGGGAGAGAGTTGTTATTCTgtcatagatgaggaaataggcACAAACAGGACATGACCTGCCAAAGCTTGTGTATGCTGCACTCTACCTGCCGCGTCATCTTTTTAATAAGCTTGTGCCATCTTCTTCCCCCTCCAGGACCCGCTACATCAGCACAGAGCTGGGCATCAGGCAGAGGCTGCTGGTGGCGGTGCTGACCTCACAGGCCACGTTGCCCACACTGGGCGTGGCTGTGAACCGCACACTGGGGCACCGGCTAGAGCGTGTGGTGTTCCTGACAGGCACGCGGGGCCGCCGGGCACCACCGGGCATGGCTGTGGTGACGCTAGGCGAGGAGCGGCCCATTGGGCACCTGCATCTGGCACTGCGCCACCTGCTGGAGCAGCATGGCGACGACTTTGACTGGTTCTTCCTAGTGCCCGATGCCACCTACACCGAGGCGCATGGACTGGCGCGCCTAGCTGGCCACCTCAGTCTGGCAGCCGCTGCCCACCTCTATCTGGGCCGGCCCCAGGACTTCATCGGTGGCGATCCCGCCCCAGGCCGCTACTGCCACGGTGGCTTTGGGGTGCTGCTGTCGCGCACACTGCTGCAGCAGCTGCGCCCCCACCTGGAAGCCTGCCGCAATGACATCGTCAGTGCACGCCCAGATGAGTGGCTGGGCCGCTGCATCCTCGATGCCACCGGCGTGGGCTGCACTGGCGACCATGAGGTAGGAAGATAAGCCATCCCACTGGTGCCTCCTGTCTGGGCATGTGCACTTCCCCTGAGAAGCAGAGGGGATGGTTGGAGATATGGGCCTGGGTTTCCAAGCAGTTCTGTCATCTTCTAgccctgtgaccttggataaattaCTGAATCTTCTGAGCCTCGGTATCCTCATCCATAccaatggaaataattttttctcagGGTTCTtataaagattagaaaaaataaGGGAGCCTTGCACAAAGTAGGTGTTCAGTGTTggccattattattttatttgagccTCTGGACAGCTCTGAGATAGGATGCATGCCTGCTTCACAGATGAGCTAGCAAAGGCTTGCCCAATGTCACGCAAGCTCACAACTGGTCAAGGTAGACTAAAACCCACAGAATTCTGACCCCAAGTCCATAACGGGTCATGGGATGGAGAGATGAGACACACACTATGGGGCAGGGGTAGGGGCGACTGTCCCCTCATGTTTCctacttcctttcctctccccagggAGTCCACTATAGCTACCTGGAGCTGAGCCCCGGGGAGTCCGTGCAGGAGGGGGACCCTCGTTTCCGCAGTGCCCTGACAGCTCACCCTGTCCATGACCCTGTGCACATGTACCAGCTGCACAAGGCTTTTGCCCGAGCTGAACTGGAACGCACATACCAGGAGATCCAGGAGTTACAGGTATGGtctgggctggggggcggggggcatccTAAGAGGTCTCAGAGATCccagggaaataaaaaattagcATAAGAATCACAGAACAAACCTGCTTCCCAGTCCCCATCTGCTTCTACCTTTTCTGAGGAGCCTCTCCAGAAACCCGCATTTAACTCTTAGGCTGCCTCCATCTGGGGAAAGAATAGGTGGGGGCCCTGGGTGGGGAGAGGTTGGCAAGGAACTGGGGACCTGTCCCCAGGTCCATACCTTGCTCACGGCCTATTCCTCCAACCCAGTGGGAAATCCAGAACACCAGCCGTCTGGCAGCGGATGGGGAGCGGGCAGCCGCCTGGCCCGTGGGCATTCCAGCACCGTCCCGCCCGGCCTCCCGCTTTGAGGTGCTGCGCTGGGACTATTTCACAGAGCAGCATGCTTTCTCCTGCGCTGATGGCTCTCCACGTTGCCCACTACGTGGGGCCGACCGGGCCGACGTGGCTGACGTTCTGGGGGCAGCCCTGGAGGAGCTCAACCGCCGATACCAGCCGGCCCTGCGGCTCCAGAAGCAGCAGCTGGTTAATGGCTACCGACGCTTCGATCCTGCCCGGGGTATGGAGTACACGCTGGACTTGCAGTTGGAGGCACTGACCCCCCAGGGTGGCCGCCGGCCCCTCACCCGCCGAGTGCAGCTGCTACGGCCACTGAGTCGTGTGGAGATCTTGCCTGTGCCCTATGTCACCGAGGCCTCGCGTCTCACCGTGTTACTGCCCCTGGCTGCAGCCGAGCGTGACCTGGCCCCTGGCTTCCTGGAGGCCTTCGCCACGGCCGCACTGGAGCCTGGCGATTCTGCAGCAGCCCTGACCCTGCTGCTATTGTATGAGCCACGACAGGCCCAGCGGGCAGCCCACGCCGATGTCTTTGCACCTGTCAAGGCCCATGTGGCAGAGCTTGAGCGGCGTTTCCCTGGTGCCCGGGTGCCCTGGCTCAGTGTGCAGACGGCCGCACCCTCACCGCTGCGCCTCATGGATCTGCTCTCCAAGAAGCACCCGCTGGACACGCTGTTCCTGCTGGCCGGGCCAGACACGGTGCTGACCCCAGACTTTCTGAACCGCTGCCGCATGCATGCCATCTCTGGCTGGCAAGCCTTCTTTCCCATGCACTTCCAGGCCTTCCACCCGGCCGtggccccaccccagggcccgGGACCCCCAGAATTAGGCCGAGACACAGGCCGCTTTGATCGCCAGGCAGCCAGCGAGGCCTGCTTCTACAACTCCGACTACGTGGCGGCCCGAGCGCGGCTGGCGGCGACctcagagcaggaggaggagctgcTGGAGAGCCTGGATGTGTATGAGCTGTTCCTGGGCTTCTCCAGCCTGCACGTGCTGCGGGCGGTGGAGCCCGCGCTGTTGCAGCGCTACCGGGTCCAGACGTGCAGCGCGCGGCTCAGCGAGGACCTATACCACCGCTGCCGCCAGAGCGCGCTCGAGAGCCTCGGCTCGCGCACCCAGCTGGCCATGCTGCTCTTCGAGCAGGAGCAGGGCAACAGCACCTGACCCCGCCCTGCGCCCCTGAACCCTGGCAAGGCGGCGCCCCGCCCCGCTCCTCCCCTAGCCACTCGGAGCCACCAGCCAGCCTCGCAGGACAGGGCTGGCCGCAGCCTCAGACCCCAGGGCAGCCCACTGGCCCCCTCTCTGTGGCTTGGGGGGCCCTTGGGCTCAGAGCAAGCCCTGGAAGAGGTACCCTTGGAACTGTCCCTTTCTGCCCCAAACCCGGTCTCCCTGCCCCCTTGACGCTGCTGATTCAGGCTGTGGCCTCCCAGTATTTATGCAGTGCAGTCTGCCTGACGCCAGCCCCACCTCCTAGGGTCGGCCCCGGGGGCTGGGCTGTAGATGAGTTGTTGGAGAAAGAGGGGGAGCTGAGAGAGGAGGGTGGGGTGTCTCCCAACGTCTCTCCTCTGCATTCCTGATGAAGCTCCCTACCTTTAATAAACTGGCTGAGTGTCAACTagtggttcctttttttttttttaatatttatttattaatttggctgcaccaggtcttagttgcagcatgtgggatcttccttgtggcatgagGGACTTTGGTTGCAACATGagggatcttgttccctgaccaggaatagaacccgggccccctgcattgggagaacgGAGtgctaaccacgggaccaccaggaagtcccagaCTAGCAGTTCTTGAGTTTTTGAAAGGCAGGCATGGGGCCAGGGAGGGCTTTGAGGATGGAGGCTCCTTGTCCTGGCTTGGGCCTGGATTTCCTCTTCCCAGGGACCAAGTCATGCTTacgcccagccccgccccagctcccagcttagtcacatatacacacagagaatTCTTTATGCCTCTTTATTCCCCATTTTGTCAGCACTTTATAAAACCAGACTGGAGGCAGAGAGGCCTGAGAaggcccccttccccacccccaagctcAGCCAAGTTCTGAAAGATCTGCCTTTCCCTGTGGAGGGGACTCTGAGagtggggttggggcagggggaaTTGGGAGCTGGGCCAGGCCTGCTGGActacccaccccactcccccaccccctgccaaaagggaagctgggaagcagGACCAGCCCAGCAGTCCTGAGTCCTGGGGGCCTGCCCTCTCCTGCTGACACTCTAGGGCTGAGACCCTGGCTGTCCCTAAATTACCCACCCCCATAGCCCCACCCACCATCTACATcggtacccccacccccaccctgtcctccctaaatatatacaaatgtacaGAGGGTTCCACCCCTGCTG
Coding sequences within it:
- the CHPF gene encoding chondroitin sulfate synthase 2, which encodes MRASLLLSVLRPAGPVAVGISLGFTLSLLSVTWVEEPCGPGPPQPGDSELPPRGNTNAARRPNSVQPGAERERPGAGAGAGENWEPRVLPYHPAQPGQAAKKAVRTRYISTELGIRQRLLVAVLTSQATLPTLGVAVNRTLGHRLERVVFLTGTRGRRAPPGMAVVTLGEERPIGHLHLALRHLLEQHGDDFDWFFLVPDATYTEAHGLARLAGHLSLAAAAHLYLGRPQDFIGGDPAPGRYCHGGFGVLLSRTLLQQLRPHLEACRNDIVSARPDEWLGRCILDATGVGCTGDHEGVHYSYLELSPGESVQEGDPRFRSALTAHPVHDPVHMYQLHKAFARAELERTYQEIQELQWEIQNTSRLAADGERAAAWPVGIPAPSRPASRFEVLRWDYFTEQHAFSCADGSPRCPLRGADRADVADVLGAALEELNRRYQPALRLQKQQLVNGYRRFDPARGMEYTLDLQLEALTPQGGRRPLTRRVQLLRPLSRVEILPVPYVTEASRLTVLLPLAAAERDLAPGFLEAFATAALEPGDSAAALTLLLLYEPRQAQRAAHADVFAPVKAHVAELERRFPGARVPWLSVQTAAPSPLRLMDLLSKKHPLDTLFLLAGPDTVLTPDFLNRCRMHAISGWQAFFPMHFQAFHPAVAPPQGPGPPELGRDTGRFDRQAASEACFYNSDYVAARARLAATSEQEEELLESLDVYELFLGFSSLHVLRAVEPALLQRYRVQTCSARLSEDLYHRCRQSALESLGSRTQLAMLLFEQEQGNST